Within the Candidatus Poribacteria bacterium genome, the region CGGTATTAAGCCGAGGGGCGCAAACGTTCTCGTATTTTACCCCGTAGCAGGTATGAAAGTCCCATACTTCGTCGTATTCGGGAATCGGAATGTGGAAAAAGGCGAGTGCTGGAAGTGGGTGTCCCGCTTTAGCGGTAAACTTTGCCGATTCTTGCAGATACCAGAGAATTTGCTCACGTTTAATCCAATCGTAGCCATCAATATTTGTTTGCGAGTAACTGCCGGAATCGATAAAATAGAGGAGTGCTGCGGATACATTCTCCTGAGAACTTTGGATGGGTAAAACGTAATTTCCGACCCCAGGTATTTCTGTCGGTCCTGGCTCCGCGAGAGATAACGCCCCCTCTTGCATAACTGCCATCAACGCGTTGCGATCGGCATTTCCTTCGTCATCGTGATTGCCGAAAACCGCCGTCCACGGAGCACCACATCCTTCTACAATTTTAACAATTTCTCGGAGGGAATCGGCGGCATCGTTGCATCCCCCGCCCGATAAAATATCGCCTGTCAGTACAATTAAATCCGGAGATTCAGCTTTTGCGATTTGTACCATCAGGTACGCCGATTGCTGATCGGGTTCTTCACCGTTTTGCCAATGAATATCAGTAAATTGCACGATTTTGAAACGCCGATCGTTGCCGAACTTTAATATCTTTTTCACTATCTACTGTTCTCCTTTGCACGTAATGATAACACAATTCCCAAAAATTACAAACGAATTCTTTATGCGAGAATCATTTCGTTTGGGATTATGAATAGAATATCGCACTCCCTATTATAGAGACATATCCCCTTGAAAAGATAGTGAGAAAATTGCCGATATCTTCGTTTACTGATTAAGCAAACTGAACGATCCTACGATAATAACCTTGCTATATCCATCTTGACGTGGTAACATATATGCTATGCTACGTAACTGTTCATTGAACGCCTACGACACTCGGACGACTATACTCTCTAACGAAGCGGTAGCGGAAGCGCATTACTTGTTGCGCTGTGAGTGTTCTGAGATCGCGCAGCACGCGCGTCCAGGGCAGTTCATCCACGTCATGATTTCGCAAGATACGGGAATGTTGCTCCGGCGTCCTTTCACGATCTATACGGTGGAAGGGCACGAGATAACGATGCTCTATCAGATCATCGGCGAGGGGACGAAACAATTGTCAGAGATGCCGACGGGCACCGCCCTACAAGTTTTGGGACCGCTCGGTAATACATTTAACCTTACGACAAATCCTGAACCGGCGATACTCGTCGGTGGAGGTGCCGGTATTGCTTCGCTCATGTTACTCGCTGTTGCTTTGCGTGAAAAAGATATACAAACGCTTGGATTAGTTGGCGCGCAACATCGCTCCCGACTCTTGAGTGTAACGGATTTGGAATCTATCGGCATCGCAGTGCATATCGCTACAGACGATGGGAGTATCGGACA harbors:
- a CDS encoding metallophosphoesterase family protein; this translates as MKKILKFGNDRRFKIVQFTDIHWQNGEEPDQQSAYLMVQIAKAESPDLIVLTGDILSGGGCNDAADSLREIVKIVEGCGAPWTAVFGNHDDEGNADRNALMAVMQEGALSLAEPGPTEIPGVGNYVLPIQSSQENVSAALLYFIDSGSYSQTNIDGYDWIKREQILWYLQESAKFTAKAGHPLPALAFFHIPIPEYDEVWDFHTCYGVKYENVCAPRLNTGFFAAMHEAGDVMGTFVGHEHVNDFWGDLHGIRLCYGRASGYNTYGRDGFPRGARVIALQEGERQFETWLHLDDGTIVQKQPEHTPLQRTFTED
- a CDS encoding dihydroorotate dehydrogenase electron transfer subunit, whose protein sequence is MLRNCSLNAYDTRTTILSNEAVAEAHYLLRCECSEIAQHARPGQFIHVMISQDTGMLLRRPFTIYTVEGHEITMLYQIIGEGTKQLSEMPTGTALQVLGPLGNTFNLTTNPEPAILVGGGAGIASLMLLAVALREKDIQTLGLVGAQHRSRLLSVTDLESIGIAVHIATDDGSIGHHGYVTEILTNLLSETKWHRPTVYACGPHGMLAAVTKIAADFKVPAQIAMENRMGCAMGVCLGCVCPVRIAPNRIEYQRVCTEGPVFNATDIAWDIS